Proteins encoded by one window of Streptacidiphilus sp. PB12-B1b:
- a CDS encoding UTP--glucose-1-phosphate uridylyltransferase, whose translation MTNARSRQITKAVIPAAGLGTRFLPATKATPKEMLPVVDKPAIQYVVEEAASAGLTDVLMITGRNKRPLEDHFDRAYELEELLIRKGDQTKLDRVRESSDLATMHYVRQGDPKGLGHAVLCAEPHVADQPFAVLLGDDLIDPRDPLLAKMIEVQSELGGSVVALIEVEPSQAHLYGCAAVRPAEWHGTLGGDDEIVRITDLVEKPAPGEAPSSFAVIGRYVLDPSVFEVLHDTAPGLHGEIQLTDALRVLAQRTPGRGGPVHGVIFKGRRYDTGDRGDYLRAIVRLACEREDLGPDFRAWLKDFVGSGELDGTPLDGLPLEAGKPAAAKP comes from the coding sequence ATGACGAATGCTCGTTCGCGCCAGATCACCAAGGCTGTGATCCCCGCCGCCGGTCTGGGCACCCGGTTCCTCCCGGCGACCAAGGCCACTCCCAAGGAAATGCTTCCGGTCGTGGACAAGCCCGCGATCCAGTACGTCGTGGAGGAGGCGGCCTCGGCCGGCCTCACCGACGTCCTGATGATCACCGGTCGGAACAAGCGTCCGCTGGAGGACCACTTCGACCGTGCGTACGAGCTCGAAGAGCTGCTGATCCGCAAGGGCGACCAGACCAAGCTGGACCGGGTCCGCGAGTCCAGCGACCTCGCCACCATGCACTACGTGCGCCAGGGCGACCCCAAGGGCCTCGGCCACGCGGTGCTCTGCGCCGAGCCGCACGTCGCCGACCAGCCCTTCGCGGTGCTCCTCGGCGACGACCTGATCGACCCGCGCGACCCGCTGTTGGCCAAGATGATCGAGGTCCAGAGCGAGCTGGGCGGCAGCGTCGTCGCGCTGATCGAGGTCGAGCCCTCGCAGGCGCACCTGTACGGCTGCGCGGCCGTGCGGCCCGCCGAGTGGCACGGCACCCTCGGCGGCGACGACGAGATCGTCCGGATCACCGACCTGGTGGAGAAGCCCGCCCCCGGCGAGGCGCCCAGCAGCTTCGCGGTGATCGGCCGCTACGTGCTGGACCCGAGCGTGTTCGAGGTGCTGCACGACACCGCGCCCGGCCTGCACGGCGAGATCCAGCTCACCGACGCCCTGCGGGTCCTGGCGCAGCGCACCCCCGGCCGCGGCGGCCCGGTGCACGGCGTGATCTTCAAGGGACGCCGCTACGACACCGGCGACCGGGGCGACTACCTGCGCGCCATCGTCCGGCTGGCGTGCGAGCGCGAGGACCTGGGCCCGGACTTCCGCGCCTGGCTCAAGGACTTCGTCGGCAGCGGCGAGCTGGACGGCACCCCGCTGGACGGCCTCCCGCTGGAGGCCGGCAAGCCCGCAGCCGCCAAGCCGTAA
- a CDS encoding GGDEF domain-containing protein yields MMAQLYDILAALCLPALLAAALLLRALRRARASAAVREGGLRRDVEELRAARAELERTSYTDPLTGVWNYRYLQLSLDREIARCLRHPHRPGAGPGGRFALLLLEIEGFDEIRRVHGHQRGGVVLRDLAQRLAMEFRQSDIFGRYGGEEFLVLLPDTDADGAEHAAERLRWTVRRHVLPLPAVPSAPEAPEPAAEPAAEPAAAPGPLPAAAATAAGNGLRATVGVASLPRDGTHAALLLRAADRALALAREGARAAARAQGLPDVRETPMSQEVHMTLAEGCERPRKTQGQV; encoded by the coding sequence ACATCCTCGCCGCCCTCTGCCTCCCCGCGCTCCTCGCCGCCGCGCTGCTGCTGCGCGCGCTGCGCCGGGCGCGGGCGTCCGCCGCCGTCCGCGAGGGCGGCCTGCGCCGGGACGTCGAGGAGCTCCGGGCGGCCCGCGCCGAGCTGGAGCGCACCTCGTACACAGATCCGCTCACCGGCGTCTGGAACTACCGCTACCTGCAGCTCTCCCTGGACCGCGAGATCGCCCGCTGCCTGCGCCACCCGCACCGGCCCGGGGCGGGGCCGGGCGGCCGGTTCGCGCTGCTGCTGCTGGAGATCGAGGGCTTCGACGAGATCCGGCGGGTCCACGGGCACCAGCGCGGCGGCGTGGTGCTGCGGGATCTGGCGCAGCGGCTGGCCATGGAGTTCCGGCAGTCCGACATCTTCGGCCGGTACGGCGGCGAGGAGTTCCTGGTGCTGCTGCCGGACACCGACGCGGACGGCGCGGAGCACGCCGCCGAGCGGCTCCGCTGGACCGTCCGCCGCCACGTGCTCCCGCTCCCCGCCGTCCCGTCCGCCCCAGAAGCCCCGGAACCGGCTGCTGAACCGGCCGCTGAACCGGCGGCCGCCCCGGGGCCCCTCCCGGCCGCCGCCGCGACCGCCGCCGGGAACGGCCTGCGCGCCACCGTCGGCGTCGCCTCGCTGCCGCGCGACGGCACCCACGCAGCGCTGCTGCTGCGCGCCGCGGACCGGGCGCTGGCGCTGGCGCGGGAGGGCGCGCGGGCGGCGGCCCGGGCGCAGGGGCTCCCGGACGTCCGGGAAACGCCCATGTCACAGGAGGTTCACATGACCCTGGCAGAGGGCTGTGAGCGGCCGCGAAAAACCCAGGGGCAGGTCTGA